The Aedes albopictus strain Foshan chromosome 1, AalbF5, whole genome shotgun sequence genomic interval GCAAGTTCgctccaaatacaaaagtgatgAAATGTGTGCAAGTTTTGCGGAAATGCCTGGAACCGCAAATCACATTTTAAGTGGGATAGAAGCCGAAATTGAGGATTTTCCTTATCTGGGTGCCCTAGCATTAGTGGATGACAGCGATGCAACGAATGGAGCAAAGTACGGTTGCGGAGCAAGTCTTATTTCGGATCGATTCGTTCTGACGGCCGCAAGTTGCGTTATCGACAAAAGAGTTGATCACGTTCGGTTTGGAACGCTGACCCTCGAGGATGTTGTTGGCGAAGGACCAGTAATTATTGGCATCCAGAGTATCATCATCTATCCTCTTTACTACGGGCGCCGTACCGCTAGAAATGATATAGCTTTGATCGAGTTGAATCGCGCGGTAGTTGAAGACTTCTTGATACCAGCATGTTTATATACGGAACCTGACGACCCCTTGCCGAGTGTACCGTTGACAATTGCTGGATGGGGAAGTACCGATTCTAATGATGCGGAAATGTCCCCCGTCTTACTGAAGGCTCAGGTGTCGATCTACGAGCGAGATAAATGCAACTCTGTGCTGAAAAGAGACTCGAATCGGTTCAGAAAAGCTGGACTATACAGCGGACAGCTGTGTGTCCTTGGTAAAAGTGACGGTGGCCTTAAGAACGCACCATGCGTCGGCGATGCTGGAGGGCCGTTAGAATTATCCGTTGGACGTAGGAAGTATATTGTGGGTATTACGTCCTCTGGTAAGGTATGCGGTACGATGTTTCCCAGTATATATACCCGTGTATCACAGTACATCGGATGGATTGAGTCCATTGTTTGGCCTTAATAAAGATAGTGAGCACTTATTTTAATACCATCTTTTATTATAAATCTGTGGTGATATCGCAGTAGCCTGTGCGTGTGTTGCGTATGTGGACGTTTTGAACTGCCAGTATTTTCGCTTCCGGTAATTTTTAGTTCGGCTTATGGATACCGGAAGCAACTTCGCACtggttgatgac includes:
- the LOC115256661 gene encoding serine protease persephone; amino-acid sequence: MSRPLNILITLQFAWFGLASEIYEGLICTLPDGETNGTCRQETSCLYLKTVLQKDWKTCSLDASSRIFCCPEKQPIVLQDGQVRSKYKSDEMCASFAEMPGTANHILSGIEAEIEDFPYLGALALVDDSDATNGAKYGCGASLISDRFVLTAASCVIDKRVDHVRFGTLTLEDVVGEGPVIIGIQSIIIYPLYYGRRTARNDIALIELNRAVVEDFLIPACLYTEPDDPLPSVPLTIAGWGSTDSNDAEMSPVLLKAQVSIYERDKCNSVLKRDSNRFRKAGLYSGQLCVLGKSDGGLKNAPCVGDAGGPLELSVGRRKYIVGITSSGKVCGTMFPSIYTRVSQYIGWIESIVWP